One segment of Clostridium beijerinckii DNA contains the following:
- a CDS encoding XRE family transcriptional regulator — protein MNEINFSKNLRTFRKLKRKTQKQVAMFAGVSQSYISDLELGIRSPSLKTAEKLSRVLKVSLLELLFWDKEIEDILKRW, from the coding sequence ATGAATGAAATTAATTTCAGTAAAAATTTAAGGACATTTAGAAAACTAAAGAGAAAAACTCAAAAGCAAGTAGCAATGTTTGCGGGAGTAAGTCAAAGTTATATTTCAGACTTAGAACTGGGGATTAGGTCACCAAGTTTAAAGACTGCTGAAAAATTATCACGAGTGCTTAAAGTAAGCTTATTAGAATTGCTATTTTGGGATAAAGAAATAGAAGATATATTGAAAAGATGGTAA
- a CDS encoding phosphatase gives MEATDKQQEIINKSKELRREYNRQYYQKNKEKIRNNQNQYWERKASEMLKEESKENDKKIIESAN, from the coding sequence TTGGAGGCAACAGATAAACAACAAGAGATAATTAATAAATCTAAAGAATTAAGAAGGGAATACAATAGGCAGTATTATCAAAAAAATAAAGAAAAAATTAGAAATAATCAAAATCAATATTGGGAAAGAAAAGCAAGTGAAATGTTAAAAGAAGAAAGCAAAGAAAATGATAAAAAGATTATAGAGAGTGCAAATTAA
- a CDS encoding replication protein: protein MGQLATKEYEKHLFSENTDGYIQLIKFEDKKIIKIYNTNVTGLREVVEQVEGQTDTYITPNTMYKPFRGVENIRQFRALYIDIDGVEGDQLGTAYKVLELVENKEIPKPTMIVNSGRGIHIYWRIANAPYGALHTWQELEDYLYYKLKHLGADMAATDGARILRLPGTINSKNNATCRALMIDNSIEHSMYDLREEYLHYKPKTKQLEFIETKKNTSHKVIANSFFNSYSLHMTRSSDIITLCKLRNYSVKGYRNMILHCFAYWKGIYIRDEEELAKEVIDLNNSFKEPLKDNEVNAILRCIPKAIDKFIAYEQGIRNGERKKVTKGLRDKGGYWYKNETLIERLNITEHEQSKLKTIIGIQEKYRRKNAKRTPRNENGLTSREQQKQNTIKSIQELKEQGFKQKEVAEQLNKGLRTIKLYWNL from the coding sequence ATGGGTCAATTAGCAACAAAAGAATATGAAAAACACTTATTTAGTGAGAATACAGATGGATACATTCAATTAATTAAATTTGAAGATAAAAAAATTATTAAAATATATAATACAAATGTAACTGGATTAAGAGAAGTAGTGGAGCAAGTAGAAGGGCAGACCGATACATATATAACACCTAATACAATGTACAAGCCTTTTCGTGGTGTTGAAAATATAAGACAATTTAGGGCGTTATATATTGATATTGATGGAGTAGAGGGCGACCAATTAGGAACTGCATATAAGGTATTAGAGTTAGTAGAAAATAAAGAGATTCCAAAGCCTACTATGATAGTAAATAGCGGTAGAGGTATTCATATTTATTGGAGAATAGCAAACGCACCTTATGGAGCATTGCACACATGGCAGGAGTTAGAGGATTATTTATATTATAAATTAAAGCATTTGGGTGCAGATATGGCCGCAACAGATGGAGCAAGAATATTAAGATTACCAGGAACAATAAACAGTAAAAATAATGCTACTTGCAGAGCCTTGATGATAGATAATTCAATAGAACATTCTATGTATGATTTAAGAGAAGAATATTTACATTATAAGCCTAAAACAAAGCAATTAGAGTTTATAGAGACTAAAAAGAATACAAGCCATAAAGTAATAGCAAATAGTTTTTTTAACTCATATAGCCTTCATATGACACGTTCAAGCGACATAATAACACTATGTAAATTAAGAAATTATAGTGTAAAAGGTTATAGAAATATGATTTTACATTGTTTTGCATACTGGAAGGGTATTTATATAAGAGATGAAGAGGAACTGGCTAAAGAGGTAATAGATTTAAATAATAGTTTCAAAGAACCATTAAAAGATAATGAAGTTAATGCAATACTTAGGTGCATACCTAAAGCAATAGATAAGTTTATAGCTTATGAGCAAGGGATAAGAAACGGAGAGCGTAAAAAAGTAACTAAAGGATTAAGAGACAAGGGCGGTTACTGGTATAAGAACGAAACATTAATCGAGAGATTAAATATAACAGAGCATGAGCAAAGTAAACTTAAAACAATTATAGGGATACAAGAGAAGTATAGAAGAAAGAATGCTAAAAGAACTCCAAGGAATGAAAATGGATTAACTTCAAGAGAACAACAAAAGCAAAATACAATTAAATCAATACAAGAGTTAAAAGAGCAAGGATTTAAGCAAAAGGAAGTAGCAGAGCAGTTAAATAAAGGATTAAGAACAATAAAATTATATTGGAATTTATAA
- a CDS encoding MFS transporter, with amino-acid sequence MVKKLSAYKIYLLFSAITAMCFSLVATVMIVYHIEKVHLNPLQLILVGTTLEAACFIFEIPTGIVADIYSRKLSIVIGAVLTGLGFILEGSISSFASVLVAQIIWGLGSTFTSGSIEAWIAEEEKEQDLDKIYIKGAQAGQIGAVIGIILSTIVGNLSVRLPIIISGCLFVISALFLALYMPENNFTPSAAEDLNTFRKMGYTFKSGLKFVKSKYIMMILLSVTLFYGLSSEGYDRLSNAHFLQDTTLPKIGNLQPVTWFGIFGIAGMVLSAIAMQFIAKKLEEEDKNQSGKILLVANIFYISFMLAFALTRNFNLMLVAYLSTSLFRSINDPIFNAWLNNHIDDSARATILSMNGQINALGQIIGGPIIGIIATKFSISIGIACTSLLVTPVLVLYILSLIMDKKDVKSAKGGEDTYENN; translated from the coding sequence ATGGTTAAAAAACTTTCAGCATATAAAATTTATTTGTTATTTTCAGCTATTACGGCGATGTGTTTTTCGTTGGTTGCTACAGTTATGATAGTATACCACATTGAAAAGGTTCATTTAAATCCACTTCAACTTATACTTGTGGGCACTACATTAGAGGCGGCATGCTTTATATTTGAAATTCCTACAGGGATAGTTGCAGACATATATAGCCGTAAGTTATCTATTGTTATTGGTGCAGTTTTGACAGGATTAGGATTTATTTTAGAAGGCTCCATTTCTAGTTTTGCTTCTGTGCTTGTAGCACAGATAATATGGGGATTAGGTTCAACTTTTACTAGTGGGTCTATTGAGGCGTGGATTGCAGAGGAAGAAAAAGAACAAGACTTAGATAAAATATATATAAAAGGAGCACAAGCAGGACAAATAGGAGCAGTTATCGGGATAATACTAAGTACCATAGTAGGTAATTTGTCTGTTAGATTACCTATTATAATCAGTGGATGTTTATTTGTGATTAGTGCATTATTTTTAGCATTGTATATGCCAGAGAATAATTTTACACCATCTGCTGCAGAAGATCTAAACACTTTTAGAAAGATGGGATATACCTTTAAATCTGGCTTAAAGTTTGTGAAAAGTAAATATATAATGATGATTTTACTTTCTGTAACTCTATTTTATGGTTTATCTAGCGAAGGTTATGATAGACTTTCCAATGCACATTTCCTACAAGACACTACGCTTCCTAAGATAGGAAACCTTCAGCCTGTAACTTGGTTTGGGATATTTGGTATTGCTGGAATGGTATTAAGTGCTATAGCAATGCAGTTTATAGCTAAGAAATTAGAAGAAGAGGATAAGAATCAGAGTGGGAAGATATTATTGGTTGCAAATATATTTTATATATCCTTTATGTTAGCATTCGCACTTACAAGAAACTTTAATTTAATGCTAGTAGCGTATTTATCAACAAGTCTGTTTAGATCTATAAATGATCCTATATTTAATGCATGGCTAAATAATCATATAGATGATAGTGCAAGGGCAACTATACTTTCTATGAATGGACAAATCAATGCATTAGGACAAATTATAGGGGGACCAATTATTGGGATTATAGCTACAAAATTTTCTATAAGTATTGGTATAGCATGTACTTCATTATTAGTAACGCCAGTATTAGTTTTATATATCCTTTCTTTGATAATGGATAAAAAAGATGTTAAGAGCGCTAAAGGGGGAGAGGATACATATGAAAACAATTAA
- the tet_rib_protect gene encoding tetracycline resistance ribosomal protection protein has product MKTINIGIVAHVDAGKTTTTENLLYYSGAIKSVGKVDLGSTQTDSMELERKRGITIKSSAISFTWNSVKVNIIDTPGHADFVSEVERSLSVLDGAILVISAVEGIQSQTRILFNTLKTLKIPTIIFINKIDRVGANCNKVFEDIKKAMSNKIVRLQKAHGEGSREVCLNNLDEINTTNDEIINVLSDLDEVFLEKYVNGIEYDKNEIQEKISLYSREGSLYPVLFGAASVGLGIKQLLDGICSYLPFASKDSGGDLSGVVFKIERTNTNEKKVYVRLFGGKISVRDRIEVPNKDIIEKVKKINGLENGKLIEIASMESGDIGILHGLTSFQVGDVIGIANDRTKNISIAKPTLKTNISAVNKEENRELFKALTFLTEEDPLLELGMDDEDKEIYINLFGEVQMEILSSILDDFYGIKVEFSNIQTIYKETPKGVGTAMMLMQEGLNPFWATVGLKIEPGIRGEGLKYMSNVSIGSLPKSFQNAIEEAVVKTSKQGLFGWEVTDIKVTLTCGEFFSPASTPADFRNVTPMVFMEALHQAKTDLLEPLHEFELRIPQNVLSKAIWDLQTMRATFDNPIIVEDEFLIKGLIPVENSKEYKLKIASYTEGKGMFLTKFFGYKKVPFEFAKTRQKSTYDPLNKKEYLLHKLNAIRD; this is encoded by the coding sequence ATGAAAACAATTAATATAGGAATTGTGGCTCACGTTGATGCAGGCAAAACAACTACAACTGAAAATCTTTTATACTACAGTGGAGCTATAAAATCAGTTGGTAAAGTAGACCTAGGAAGCACTCAAACGGACTCAATGGAGCTTGAACGTAAGAGAGGAATTACTATAAAATCTTCAGCAATATCTTTCACATGGAATAGTGTTAAAGTAAATATTATCGATACTCCAGGACACGCAGACTTTGTATCTGAGGTAGAACGCTCTTTAAGTGTTTTAGATGGAGCTATATTAGTTATATCTGCAGTAGAAGGTATTCAATCCCAGACAAGAATATTATTTAACACATTAAAGACCCTAAAAATTCCAACAATAATTTTTATAAATAAAATAGATAGAGTTGGAGCAAATTGCAATAAAGTTTTTGAGGACATAAAAAAGGCTATGTCTAATAAGATAGTTAGATTACAAAAGGCACATGGTGAAGGAAGTAGAGAGGTTTGTCTAAATAATTTGGATGAAATAAATACAACAAATGATGAAATTATTAATGTTTTATCAGATTTAGATGAAGTGTTTTTAGAGAAATATGTTAACGGGATAGAATATGATAAAAATGAAATACAAGAAAAAATTTCATTGTATTCAAGAGAAGGAAGTTTATACCCTGTGCTTTTCGGTGCAGCATCAGTTGGTCTTGGTATCAAACAATTATTAGATGGAATTTGCAGTTACCTACCATTTGCAAGTAAAGACAGCGGTGGTGATTTATCTGGAGTGGTATTCAAAATTGAAAGGACAAATACAAATGAAAAGAAAGTTTATGTAAGATTATTTGGAGGCAAAATTTCTGTAAGAGATAGAATTGAAGTTCCTAATAAAGATATTATAGAAAAAGTGAAGAAAATTAATGGTTTAGAAAATGGTAAGCTAATTGAAATCGCCAGCATGGAGTCGGGAGATATAGGTATTCTACATGGACTTACAAGTTTTCAGGTTGGGGATGTCATTGGAATTGCAAATGATAGAACTAAAAATATATCTATAGCTAAACCAACATTAAAGACGAATATATCTGCTGTTAATAAAGAAGAAAATAGAGAATTATTTAAGGCATTAACATTCCTTACAGAAGAAGACCCACTATTAGAATTAGGCATGGATGATGAAGATAAAGAGATTTATATTAACTTATTTGGTGAAGTTCAGATGGAAATACTAAGTTCTATATTAGATGATTTCTATGGAATTAAAGTAGAGTTTTCGAATATCCAGACTATTTACAAAGAGACGCCTAAAGGTGTTGGTACTGCAATGATGCTTATGCAGGAAGGATTAAATCCTTTCTGGGCAACGGTAGGTCTAAAAATAGAGCCTGGGATAAGGGGAGAAGGATTAAAATATATGTCTAATGTATCAATAGGATCATTACCAAAATCTTTTCAAAATGCTATTGAGGAAGCAGTTGTTAAGACAAGTAAGCAAGGCCTTTTTGGTTGGGAAGTCACTGATATAAAGGTTACACTTACCTGCGGAGAATTTTTTAGTCCAGCCAGCACCCCAGCGGACTTTAGAAATGTAACTCCTATGGTATTTATGGAAGCATTGCATCAGGCTAAAACTGACTTATTGGAACCTCTGCATGAGTTTGAACTAAGGATTCCACAAAATGTTTTGAGTAAAGCTATTTGGGACTTGCAAACTATGAGAGCAACCTTTGATAATCCGATTATTGTTGAGGATGAATTTTTAATAAAAGGGTTAATACCAGTAGAAAATTCAAAAGAATACAAGCTAAAAATAGCTTCGTATACAGAAGGAAAAGGTATGTTTTTAACAAAGTTTTTTGGATACAAGAAAGTTCCATTTGAATTTGCTAAAACCCGCCAAAAATCAACCTATGACCCTTTAAACAAAAAAGAGTATTTACTTCATAAGTTAAATGCAATTAGAGATTAA
- a CDS encoding resolvase, whose protein sequence is MIFSYMRISTQKEKQTTDRQRITLEQYAKENKFKFDEIIEERISGTIKAEHRPQFNILKQKLRENDILIITDIDRLGRNADDVIMEFKKLKSEGIRIIALDTPYLNEWEKIQDSSIYNMIADIFITLKAHMAVQEREKTISRINQGLMVAREKGKTLGRPKAELPKDFIKEYKKFKDGDYGDMSAMSFAKMLGIGRSTLYKYINIFEGQEVVG, encoded by the coding sequence ATGATATTTTCATATATGAGAATAAGTACGCAAAAAGAAAAGCAAACTACAGACCGTCAAAGAATTACTTTAGAGCAATACGCTAAAGAGAATAAATTTAAGTTTGATGAAATTATAGAGGAAAGAATATCGGGAACAATTAAAGCCGAGCATAGACCACAGTTTAATATATTAAAACAAAAACTAAGGGAAAATGATATATTAATCATTACCGATATTGATAGACTTGGAAGAAATGCTGATGATGTTATTATGGAATTTAAAAAATTAAAGTCAGAAGGTATCAGAATCATTGCTCTTGATACTCCATATCTTAATGAGTGGGAAAAGATTCAAGATAGTAGTATTTATAATATGATAGCAGATATATTTATTACATTAAAGGCACACATGGCAGTTCAAGAACGTGAGAAAACAATTTCTCGTATAAATCAAGGGCTTATGGTTGCTCGTGAAAAGGGAAAGACATTAGGAAGACCAAAAGCAGAACTACCAAAGGATTTTATAAAAGAGTATAAGAAGTTTAAAGATGGTGATTATGGGGATATGTCAGCTATGTCATTTGCTAAGATGTTAGGTATTGGTAGAAGTACGTTATATAAATACATTAACATATTTGAAGGTCAAGAGGTTGTAGGGTAA
- a CDS encoding integrase, producing MGKNLKHQFIHAIEDNFKESMDKHSMKANDIRNDGKVFSYADRKNLIDVASNFSNYMKENYKDIRQVKDIRAEHIQSFFNCKAKECSNATLKQYQAKFSKLEKVVNNTYNINVRYNGYELPLSKENTKVRNTSMSKDDFKKLEKSFSTSKSSAKVAIQLTARVGLRVSECSKLQGRDINLKDGVIHVEDGKGGRNRDVPIRESDKEYFNNLKANVGDMERVCPVRSDSINKAIDRAMNREGIRNKYNDTSIHCIRKMYAQNEFNRCRNEGMEIKQALQEVSILLGHGEDRMELMRQYVLDIK from the coding sequence ATGGGAAAAAATTTAAAACACCAATTTATTCATGCTATCGAGGATAATTTCAAGGAGAGCATGGATAAACATTCAATGAAAGCAAATGACATCAGAAATGATGGGAAAGTATTTTCATATGCAGACCGAAAAAATTTAATAGATGTAGCAAGTAACTTTTCAAACTATATGAAAGAAAATTATAAAGATATAAGACAAGTCAAGGATATAAGAGCAGAGCATATACAATCGTTTTTTAATTGCAAGGCTAAAGAATGTTCTAACGCAACATTAAAACAGTATCAAGCTAAATTCTCTAAGTTAGAGAAGGTAGTAAACAATACCTATAATATCAACGTGAGATATAACGGATATGAGTTGCCGTTATCAAAAGAAAATACAAAAGTTCGTAATACTTCAATGTCTAAAGATGATTTTAAAAAGTTGGAGAAGTCTTTCAGCACCTCCAAGAGTTCGGCAAAAGTAGCAATTCAATTAACTGCAAGAGTTGGGTTGAGGGTTTCAGAATGTAGCAAGTTACAAGGGCGAGATATTAATTTGAAAGATGGGGTAATTCATGTAGAAGATGGAAAAGGGGGAAGGAATAGAGATGTTCCAATAAGAGAAAGTGATAAAGAGTATTTTAATAATTTAAAGGCTAATGTAGGAGATATGGAGAGAGTATGTCCAGTAAGAAGTGATAGTATAAATAAAGCCATTGACAGGGCAATGAATAGGGAAGGAATAAGAAATAAATATAATGATACGAGTATTCATTGTATAAGAAAGATGTATGCACAAAATGAATTTAACAGGTGCAGAAATGAGGGTATGGAGATAAAACAGGCATTACAGGAAGTATCAATTCTATTAGGTCATGGAGAGGATAGAATGGAACTAATGAGGCAATATGTATTAGATATAAAGTAA